Within Pseudomonadota bacterium, the genomic segment AATTTCCGTCAGCCTGTGGCCGACAACGAAGCCTCGCAACTGCACAGTACCTCGATGGTGTAAGGAACTAAAAAATAGCCCGGAGAGGGACCCCAAAAAGGGGTGTTTCCGGGCTAGTTGGTCCGGCAAGTCACAACTTTTGCGAAATCCCACACAGGCTGTCATCTACCCGCACTTAGAATCCCCACAGGCCAAACACGTCTTGCAGCCGTCCATCATGATAACGGCCACCGTGTTGCACTTAGAGCACAGCTGCGCGCCTTCGGGATAGGTCGTTTTCGCGAACGCATCGGTTTGCGCGTTAGCGGCTTCGTATTCGGCGCGCTTTTCTTCCAGGATCGCTTTTTGGTGATCGCTGATCTCCGGCTTGCCGAGCATACCGATAGTGATGAGATGTTGTTCGATCACGTCACCCAATTCGGCAATGATCGATGGCTGAAACTTACCCCCTGGCTGCCAATAGCCCCCACGCGGATCGAACACGGCCTTGAGCTCTTCCACGAGGAACGTGACATCACCGCCCTTACGAAACACGGCGGAGATAATGCGCGTGAGCGCCACAATCCACTGGTAATGATCGAGGTTCTTGGAGTTGATGAATATTTCAAATGGGCGTCGCTTTTCATACTGCGTGCCCTGATTAAGAACAATGTCGTTGATCGTGATGTACATGGCATGATCCGACACAGGCGTTTTCACTTTGTACGTCGACCCCACCAGCACGTCAGGTCGATCAACCTTTTCGTGCATGTGAATAACGTTGTCTTCCACCTTGAGCTGTTCGACAACCGCTTCTTTTACTTCGGCTTCGGCTTGCGCCTCATCGGGTTTGTTGACTTGGTAGCCAACGATTTTGCTGCTGATTTTGATAGGCATGATGTATTCCTGAATTCGATGAGCAGTACCCGGCTAGAATTTGCCGTAGTACCCCTCTTTGAGTGCGTCGAAAAGATTGGCTGCAGTATGCACTTCGCCGTCGTACTCAATCTCTTCATCACCGGCCACTTCCACTTCGGTGCCATCTTCTAGCGTGAAGTGATATTTGGTGTTCTTAAGGTCGTCTTCTTTCACCAACACCCCTTGGAACGCCTCTGGATTGAAGCGGAAGGTGGTGCAGCCCTTGAGGCCTTTTTCATGGGCGTAAAGATAAATATCCTTAAAATCATCGTAGTTGAAGTCGGTCGGCACATTCGCGGTTTTCGAGATAGACGAGTCCACCCAAATCTGAGCGGCCGCCTGCATGTCGACGTGCTGCTCAGGTGTCACCTCATCCGCCGTGATGAAATATTCCGGCAGCTGTTCATTGGCTTTTTCGGAAAACGGCATGGCCTGTTCGTTGACCAGCGACCGATACGCCAATAGCTCGAACGAGAATACATCCACTTTTTCTTTGGTCTTTTTACCCTCACGAATCACGTTGCGGAAGTAGTGATGTGCAAAGCTAGGCTCGATGCCATTGCTGGCGTTATTGGCCAACGACAACGAAATCGTGCCCGTCGGAGCGATCGAGCTGTGGTGGGTAAAACGCGCGCCGTATTCCGACAGCTCGTCCACCAGCTCCGGCGCTTCTTCCGCGACTTTTTGCATGTAGCGGCTGTATTTAGCGTGCAGTACGCGACCCGGAATTTTGGTGCCTTCGCGCCAACCATCGCGCACCATCTCGGGGCGCTTGCGCAGCATTTCGGCGGTCACGGTAAATTCTTCGCGCATAATGGGTGCCGCGCCTTTTTCTTTGGCAAGATCCAGCGCCGTTTCCCATCCGGCGAGGGCCAACTGCTTGGCGACGTCTTCGGTAAACGCCACCGCGTCGTCATCACCATACTTCATGCGCAGCATCGTGCAGGTGGAACCGAGCCCAAGGAAACCCATGCCATGGCGACGCTTTCGAAAAATCTCGCCCTGCTGCTCAGACAGTGGTAGACCATTAATTTCGACCACGTTGTCGAGCATGCGAGTGAAAACTTTCACCACGCTGCGGAATTCGTCCCAATCAAAGCGCGCGTTTTCGGTGAACGGCTCAATGACAAACTTCGTCAGGTTCACTGAGCCCAGCAAACACGAACCATAGGGCGGTAGCGGCTGCTCACCGCAGGGGTTGGTCGCGCGAATATTCTCGGCGAACCAATTGTTATTCATTTCGTTGACGCGATCGATGAGGACGAAACCCGGCTCAGCGAAATCATAGGTCGACGACATAATCGAATCCCAAATGCGCTTAGCAGGCAGCGTTTTATAGATGCGGCACGCGACGAGGCCCGACTCGTCCGTGACATACTCATCGTGTTGAGGCCACTCGCGCCAGATCACTTTGGTGTCATCCGACAAATCGACTTGATCGACTTCCACCTCTTTTTGCGTCAGCGGGAAGGCAAACTGCCATTCTTCATCGTTGCGAACGGCCTGCATAAACTCATCGGTAATGAGCAATGACAGATTGAACTGGCGTAAGCGGCCGTCCTCTCGTTTGGCGCGAATAAACTCAAGTACATCCGGGTGACCGATATCAAACGTACCCATTTGTGCACCACGACGGCCGCCGGCCGACGACACGGTGAAGCACATTTTGTCGTAGATATCCATGAAAGACAGCGGCCCAGAGGTCAGCGCGCCGGCTCCGGACACATAGGCACCCCGTGGGCGTAACGTGGAAAATTCGTAACCGATACCACAGCCGGCTTTGAGGGTTAAACCCGCCTCGTGCACCTTGCCCAAAATGTCGTCCATCGAGTCGGTGATCGTGCCGGACACCGTGCAGTTGATCGTGGACGTGGCGGGCTTGTGTTTCTCCGCACCGGCATTAGAGGTGATGCGACCAGCCGGGATCGCGCCGCGCTGCAGCGCCCAGATAAACTGCTCGTACCAATGGTCGCGGAGTTCTTCGGTTTCCACATCAGCGAGCGCCCTTGCAACGCGCTCGTAGGTGGTTTGAATGTCGGCGTCGATAATGTCGCCGTCCTTCGATTTAAGTCGATACTTGACGTCCCAGATGTCGAGCGACGCGTCCTGAAATGGAATTTCAGAGACGGTGTTGGCGGAATATTTCAGAGCTGTAGTCATCGTCGACCGATGCCTCCCAAAGGGTTGTATGTTGTATTTTTGAGACAATCGACGAGAAACGCAGCGAGGATGTGATGAAAAGCCGTCGCCGGGGGTTGTTTTGGGGCCGATTGAAGGTCTTTGTGCTAAACACAATATATTGTGGTCAGGTGGGTTAGAGTATTCCCCCTATCGACCCCTGTCAAGGGTCGAAACCCCGAATTTTGGACTTTATTTTATTATATATATTCAGTGACTTACAGGAATTAACTAAAAATATTATTATCTTCAATAATCTACCAGAAGCCGTTTGTCAATAATCAATAAACACAACATATAGTGTCTACCGAACAGGACATTCCCAAGGTCGCCTGCGGTCATTCACACTCATCCTTCATTATCGGTAAAAACCCTGAGAGTTTGACCACCAAATCGGCCCTCTCCCTGGGCACTTTCCACTGCGCCGAGCGATTTGCCCGCACTATTTCTCCGGTCGTAATCGACGGCTATTTAATGTCACCAACGCCCCAGGTTCGACCGCGATCCAGGCGCTCCCTTGAAACCCAAAACGGAGGCCCCCAAATACTGTGGCAAGCAAACGTAACCCTATTTGGAGACCATCATGCGATACACCACTTACGATTCACTGACCCCTGTACGTCGTCAGTTTCAGCGCGAAATTGATCGCGTGTGGAATGCTTACCGCGGCGATAACAGCAACGACTTTTTTGCACCGGTCGTCGACATCAGCGAAACCAACGAACGCTGGCTACTGAGCGCCGAGTTACCTGGCGTCGACGCTGACACCATCGACATTACGACCGAGAACCACGAGCTCGTCATCAAAGGCACGAAGGCCCAGGACAAGAGCGATGACGAGAATGTCTCTCACTATCGCACCGAGCGCACATTTGGAGAGTTTTACCGCAAGTTCAAACTGCCGAAAACAGCGAACACCGAGGACATAACAGCCGCCAGTAAAGACGGCGTGCTGCACATCTCTATCCCCAAACAACCTGACGTGCAGCCCAAGCGGATCGCGATCAGCCAAGGCTAGATCACCACGCGATCCTTCGACGCCGGGAGCGCCCCCCCTGCCGCTCCCGGCGCTCGACCCTGACACGGCACCGGCAGACCAACGAGAGGACACGCGCTGATCGGTAAACACTACGAGGGGTCACCGGCTCGAGTAGCTCGGTCAACCGCGACTTGGCCGCGACGAATAACCCAATAAAAATGAACCAAGGCGCTGGCGCGTCGTCAGTAATACTCTCATTCACTGCGCAACCACGAGCAAACGCTATACTCAGGGTGGAACGTTGCGACGAAACCCGAGTCGAAACACTCTATACATCGACGATCTGCACACGGATCGCCTAAGACAAGAATATGCGGAGACTGCATTAATGAACGCTCGACCCTTACTTTTCTTTTTTGCACTGATGTTCTCAAGCGCCACGCAGGCGGCGCTGCCGTTTGCGGTAGGCGACAACGCCCTGCCGTCGCTCGCGCCGATGGTTAAACAGGCTTCACCCGCGGTCGTCAACATTGCCGTAAAGGGCACCGTGGCAGCACAGCGCAACAACCCGTTTATGAACGATCCGTTCTTTCGGGATTTCTTTCGCGGGCAGCCACGCCAACAACGCCCCACACAGAGCGCAGGCTCTGGCGTGATCGTGGACGCGGCTAACG encodes:
- a CDS encoding NrdJb, producing MPIKISSKIVGYQVNKPDEAQAEAEVKEAVVEQLKVEDNVIHMHEKVDRPDVLVGSTYKVKTPVSDHAMYITINDIVLNQGTQYEKRRPFEIFINSKNLDHYQWIVALTRIISAVFRKGGDVTFLVEELKAVFDPRGGYWQPGGKFQPSIIAELGDVIEQHLITIGMLGKPEISDHQKAILEEKRAEYEAANAQTDAFAKTTYPEGAQLCSKCNTVAVIMMDGCKTCLACGDSKCG
- a CDS encoding adenosylcobalamin-dependent ribonucleoside-diphosphate reductase; translation: MTTALKYSANTVSEIPFQDASLDIWDVKYRLKSKDGDIIDADIQTTYERVARALADVETEELRDHWYEQFIWALQRGAIPAGRITSNAGAEKHKPATSTINCTVSGTITDSMDDILGKVHEAGLTLKAGCGIGYEFSTLRPRGAYVSGAGALTSGPLSFMDIYDKMCFTVSSAGGRRGAQMGTFDIGHPDVLEFIRAKREDGRLRQFNLSLLITDEFMQAVRNDEEWQFAFPLTQKEVEVDQVDLSDDTKVIWREWPQHDEYVTDESGLVACRIYKTLPAKRIWDSIMSSTYDFAEPGFVLIDRVNEMNNNWFAENIRATNPCGEQPLPPYGSCLLGSVNLTKFVIEPFTENARFDWDEFRSVVKVFTRMLDNVVEINGLPLSEQQGEIFRKRRHGMGFLGLGSTCTMLRMKYGDDDAVAFTEDVAKQLALAGWETALDLAKEKGAAPIMREEFTVTAEMLRKRPEMVRDGWREGTKIPGRVLHAKYSRYMQKVAEEAPELVDELSEYGARFTHHSSIAPTGTISLSLANNASNGIEPSFAHHYFRNVIREGKKTKEKVDVFSFELLAYRSLVNEQAMPFSEKANEQLPEYFITADEVTPEQHVDMQAAAQIWVDSSISKTANVPTDFNYDDFKDIYLYAHEKGLKGCTTFRFNPEAFQGVLVKEDDLKNTKYHFTLEDGTEVEVAGDEEIEYDGEVHTAANLFDALKEGYYGKF
- a CDS encoding Hsp20/alpha crystallin family protein, giving the protein MRYTTYDSLTPVRRQFQREIDRVWNAYRGDNSNDFFAPVVDISETNERWLLSAELPGVDADTIDITTENHELVIKGTKAQDKSDDENVSHYRTERTFGEFYRKFKLPKTANTEDITAASKDGVLHISIPKQPDVQPKRIAISQG